TGGGTAAATTAAATCTTTAAACGTTCAAACCAGCGCGGTTTTTCCTTTTCCGGAACGTACTCCACCGTTTCCACGGCTTTTTGGGCAAACCGGTTGTTTATCATTTGTTCCGGGGGAATCCTTCTGGCTATTTCCCGGGATTGGTCCAGCAGATCCATGAGATAGTTGTACCTTTCGGGGTCGATGACCGGGTTGGTGGCCCAGGTTTCCTGGGTTCGATAGCGCTCAATGGCCCTTATGAGCAGGTTCTCGTTCATATCCCTAAAAAAGGGGCTGACCACCCGGGCGGCCTCGCGGGTGCTGTGATGGGCCAGCCAGAGCTGGGCTTTATATACGGCATTGGTAAAACGCTGCATGGCAATGGGGTTCCGGCGGATGAAATCCGTCCTGGCCACGTAAACCGCCGCCGGCAGGGGTCCTGCTTCTCTGCCCAGGGAAACCACCACCCGGCCCACCCCCGCGTTTTCCACTATTGAGGCCTGTGGTTCGGCCAGGATGATAAAATCCCCCGACCCTGCTGAAAAGGCACCTATGCGTAAAGACGCCGGAATGTTGGTATAAAGGGTTACCTCCCGGTAGGGGGCGATGTTGTTTTGCCTTAAAAGCCCCTCTAAA
The sequence above is a segment of the Desulfofundulus luciae genome. Coding sequences within it:
- a CDS encoding ABC transporter substrate-binding protein, with the protein product MGRPRWLLVLLLLLSLTLAAGAIIIKRFSQPQPETNIIRLMEGPRSVYHLPHYIALALGFFKEQGLEVVLENTANEQTLLLPALAGERADVALVGLEQAIYSRADGLLDDVVAFAALTRRDSHFLLARKANNSFAWAGLKEKTVIAGWPESIETVLLEGLLRQNNIAPYREVTLYTNIPASLRIGAFSAGSGDFIILAEPQASIVENAGVGRVVVSLGREAGPLPAAVYVARTDFIRRNPIAMQRFTNAVYKAQLWLAHHSTREAARVVSPFFRDMNENLLIRAIERYRTQETWATNPVIDPERYNYLMDLLDQSREIARRIPPEQMINNRFAQKAVETVEYVPEKEKPRWFERLKI